The following are encoded together in the Nocardioides sp. Arc9.136 genome:
- a CDS encoding ABC transporter permease, which yields MRVLRDAWDHLLTGSSWTGDGGMLELLGQQLLLTVTALLLALVVGLPVALGLGHLGRGGFLAVNVSNVGRAVPTFALLAVLVTLDWPGTDSFGPYGRAGVATLLALTLFALPPIITNGYVAVREVPDEVNEAATGMGMTGAQRFWRVELPLATPLVASGVRLALVQVWATATIAALVAGPGLGRVITDGFYRSQYGQGIAGAVVVAAVALLLELLAAGVQRLAAPGRRDRVATVSTGLHPVG from the coding sequence ATGAGGGTGCTCCGCGACGCCTGGGACCACCTGCTCACCGGGTCGAGCTGGACCGGTGACGGCGGCATGCTCGAGCTGCTGGGCCAGCAGCTGCTGCTCACGGTGACCGCGCTGCTGCTCGCGCTGGTGGTCGGCCTGCCGGTGGCGCTCGGGCTGGGCCACCTCGGGCGGGGCGGGTTCCTCGCCGTCAACGTCTCCAACGTCGGGCGCGCGGTGCCGACGTTCGCGCTGCTGGCCGTGCTGGTCACCCTCGACTGGCCCGGCACCGACTCCTTCGGGCCCTACGGCCGGGCCGGCGTGGCGACCCTCCTGGCACTGACCCTGTTCGCGCTGCCGCCGATCATCACCAACGGCTACGTGGCGGTGCGCGAGGTCCCGGACGAGGTCAACGAGGCGGCCACGGGCATGGGGATGACCGGCGCCCAGCGGTTCTGGCGGGTCGAGCTGCCGCTGGCCACCCCGCTGGTGGCCTCCGGCGTACGGCTCGCGCTCGTCCAGGTGTGGGCCACCGCCACCATCGCCGCGCTCGTCGCGGGCCCGGGCCTGGGGCGGGTCATCACCGACGGCTTCTACCGCAGCCAGTACGGCCAGGGCATCGCCGGCGCGGTCGTGGTGGCCGCGGTCGCGCTCCTCCTCGAGCTGCTCGCGGCGGGCGTGCAGCGGCTCGCCGCCCCCGGACGTCGGGACCGCGTGGCTACTGTGTCGACGGGGCTCCACCCGGTCGGGTGA
- a CDS encoding ABC transporter substrate-binding protein, which yields MQVRRPLAAAIAAGSLLLAGCAGDDLAEEPSDDDSSSAATAGGPVSISGQNFPEATLVASMYEQLLEDAGYDPTVRLVDSRSVYIETFPGDVDIVPEYVGGIVNELNARKLGDKAEPFTAGDGEELADQGEELLDEAGITLLDVSEATDTNAFFVTQEYSEENGVTKLSDLEGESVTLAAAPDCEGRLDCEGGLVDEYGIDVTKVLPLGYASDQTYQSVLDGEAELGETSTTDGTLESQGLVVLEDDKQIQPAQNLVPAVSTAFLEEHPDVEDLLGGLMDALTTENLTELNGRVAVDREKPEDVARDFLEQEGLL from the coding sequence ATGCAGGTACGACGCCCTCTCGCCGCCGCCATCGCGGCCGGCTCCCTCCTCCTCGCCGGCTGCGCCGGCGACGACCTCGCCGAGGAGCCCTCGGACGACGACTCCTCCTCGGCCGCCACCGCAGGCGGCCCCGTCAGCATCTCGGGGCAGAACTTTCCCGAGGCCACGCTGGTCGCCTCGATGTACGAGCAGCTGCTCGAGGACGCCGGCTACGACCCGACCGTGCGCCTGGTCGACTCGCGCAGCGTCTACATCGAGACCTTCCCCGGTGACGTCGACATCGTCCCGGAGTACGTCGGCGGCATCGTCAACGAGCTCAACGCCCGCAAGCTGGGCGACAAGGCCGAGCCGTTCACCGCCGGCGACGGCGAGGAGCTCGCCGACCAGGGCGAGGAGCTCCTCGACGAGGCGGGCATCACCCTGCTCGACGTCTCCGAGGCCACCGACACCAACGCGTTCTTCGTGACCCAGGAGTACTCCGAGGAGAACGGCGTCACCAAGCTCTCCGACCTCGAGGGCGAGTCCGTCACCCTCGCCGCGGCGCCGGACTGCGAGGGCCGCCTCGACTGCGAGGGCGGCCTCGTGGACGAGTACGGCATCGACGTCACGAAGGTGCTGCCGCTCGGCTACGCCAGCGACCAGACCTACCAGTCGGTGCTCGACGGCGAGGCCGAGCTCGGCGAGACCAGCACCACCGACGGCACGCTGGAGTCCCAGGGCCTCGTCGTCCTCGAGGACGACAAGCAGATCCAGCCCGCGCAGAACCTCGTGCCGGCCGTGTCGACCGCGTTCCTCGAGGAGCACCCCGACGTCGAGGACCTGCTCGGGGGCCTGATGGACGCGCTGACCACCGAGAACCTCACCGAGCTCAACGGCCGGGTCGCGGTGGACCGGGAGAAGCCCGAGGACGTGGCCCGCGACTTCCTCGAGCAGGAGGGCCTGCTCTAG
- a CDS encoding glycosyltransferase family 2 protein, whose amino-acid sequence MQLRPWARSRARVSVVVPVYDVERYVAECLDSVLAQASRRVDLEVVVVDDGSPDASGAIADSYAERDARVRVVHTANRGLGAARNEGLRHVTGDLVTFADSDDVVPPGAYDTLLDHLRRTGSDFVTGSVARWEDGRLTEPPWMRRLHRDRAALAVEDHPEVLGDVFAWNKLFRRDFWEGAGLSWPEGVRYEDQPTTTDAYLRARRFGVLPDVVYHWRIRHDGTSITQQRSSTDDLRDRWTTKRMALASVEAHGSEEVTRVFRDRVLAGDLHRYFSEIPGCSEEWWDLLHAGVVELYGARSLTHSGLTPAYRLVGWLVEQGRREEAAAVVALAAEGPLPRVRTPAGPRLEVPVIDLRTVAPAALELRPHEA is encoded by the coding sequence ATGCAGCTGCGACCGTGGGCGCGATCCCGGGCCCGGGTGAGCGTCGTGGTCCCGGTCTACGACGTCGAGCGGTACGTCGCGGAGTGCCTGGACAGCGTGCTGGCGCAGGCCTCGCGCCGCGTCGACCTCGAGGTGGTCGTCGTCGACGACGGCTCACCGGACGCCAGCGGGGCGATCGCGGACTCCTACGCCGAGCGAGACGCCCGCGTGCGGGTCGTGCACACCGCCAACCGCGGACTGGGCGCGGCCCGCAACGAGGGCCTGCGGCACGTGACCGGCGACCTGGTGACGTTCGCGGACTCCGACGACGTCGTCCCGCCCGGCGCGTACGACACGCTGCTGGACCACCTGCGGCGCACCGGCAGCGACTTCGTCACCGGCTCGGTCGCCCGGTGGGAGGACGGCCGGCTCACCGAGCCGCCGTGGATGCGGCGGCTGCACCGCGACCGGGCGGCGCTCGCCGTCGAGGACCACCCGGAGGTCCTCGGCGACGTCTTCGCGTGGAACAAGCTGTTCCGGCGGGACTTCTGGGAGGGCGCCGGGCTGTCCTGGCCCGAGGGCGTGCGCTACGAGGACCAGCCGACCACCACCGACGCCTACCTGCGCGCCCGCCGGTTCGGCGTGCTGCCCGACGTCGTCTACCACTGGCGGATCCGCCACGACGGCACTTCGATCACCCAGCAGCGCTCGTCGACCGACGACCTGCGCGACCGGTGGACGACCAAGCGGATGGCGCTCGCGAGCGTGGAGGCGCACGGCTCGGAGGAGGTGACCCGGGTCTTCCGCGACCGGGTGCTCGCCGGCGACCTGCACCGCTACTTCAGCGAGATCCCCGGCTGCTCCGAGGAGTGGTGGGACCTGCTGCACGCCGGCGTCGTCGAGCTGTACGGCGCCCGCTCGCTCACCCACTCCGGCCTCACGCCGGCGTACCGGCTCGTGGGGTGGCTGGTCGAGCAGGGCCGGCGCGAGGAGGCCGCGGCCGTCGTGGCGCTCGCCGCGGAGGGGCCGCTGCCCCGGGTGCGGACGCCCGCAGGGCCGCGGCTGGAGGTGCCGGTCATCGACCTGCGCACCGTCGCACCCGCGGCCCTGGAGCTGCGTCCGCACGAGGCCTAG
- a CDS encoding sulfotransferase family protein codes for MSAPDAAPSAQPPVDPSAVDPAEYPRKVLFVAGAGRSGTSTMAGLMQILGLHVPQPEVVADETNPKGFGEPAWAVEHHDRLLKEAGVQVSDSRPDAWFETGRVSTREKERITTAEWLESHFAVSSELVVKDPRLAWFLSLWRVAAVRTGATPVFATMLRPPAEVVGSKQTYYKNRLGSAHLAASWLNMLLHTERATRGSTDGGTDGAVDGSARVFVRYGDLLDDWTRTCMHAGETLGLQHVLHARSEQIRDGHRFVDPSLRRVTQSLEDLGLPRRLHDLTADTWTELNKLADPGGDVPEVHRNLDQLRESYVELYEESEAISRSSVVAAEQRVRRELKGRTPAGRPGGAPAPAAAPPGALADRLPHGLRAAVPPSVRRGLRKAVGKTRP; via the coding sequence GTGAGTGCCCCCGACGCCGCCCCCTCCGCGCAGCCGCCCGTGGACCCGTCCGCCGTCGACCCCGCCGAGTACCCGCGCAAGGTGCTGTTCGTGGCCGGTGCCGGCCGCAGCGGCACCAGCACGATGGCCGGTCTCATGCAGATCCTCGGCCTGCACGTGCCGCAGCCCGAGGTGGTGGCCGACGAGACCAACCCCAAGGGGTTCGGCGAGCCGGCCTGGGCCGTCGAGCACCACGACCGCCTCCTCAAGGAGGCCGGCGTGCAGGTGAGCGACTCCCGCCCCGACGCGTGGTTCGAGACCGGCCGGGTCTCGACGCGGGAGAAGGAGCGGATCACCACCGCCGAGTGGCTCGAGTCGCACTTCGCGGTCAGCAGCGAGCTGGTCGTCAAGGACCCGCGCCTGGCCTGGTTCCTCTCCCTGTGGCGCGTCGCCGCCGTCCGCACCGGCGCCACCCCCGTCTTCGCCACCATGCTGCGCCCGCCGGCGGAGGTCGTCGGCAGCAAGCAGACCTACTACAAGAACCGGCTCGGCTCGGCCCACCTGGCGGCGTCCTGGCTGAACATGCTGCTGCACACCGAGCGCGCCACCCGCGGCTCGACCGACGGGGGCACCGACGGCGCGGTCGACGGCAGCGCCCGCGTCTTCGTGCGGTACGGCGACCTCCTCGACGACTGGACCAGGACCTGCATGCACGCCGGCGAGACGCTCGGCCTGCAGCACGTGCTCCACGCGCGCAGCGAGCAGATCCGTGACGGCCACCGCTTCGTCGACCCCTCGCTGCGCCGGGTCACCCAGTCGCTGGAGGACCTCGGCCTGCCCCGCCGGCTGCACGACCTCACCGCCGACACCTGGACCGAGCTGAACAAGCTCGCCGACCCCGGCGGCGACGTCCCCGAGGTGCACCGCAACCTCGACCAGCTGCGCGAGTCCTACGTCGAGCTCTACGAGGAGTCCGAGGCGATCTCGCGCTCGTCGGTGGTCGCCGCCGAGCAGCGGGTGCGCCGCGAGCTGAAGGGCCGCACGCCGGCCGGCCGGCCCGGCGGGGCACCCGCCCCGGCTGCCGCGCCCCCGGGCGCCCTCGCCGACCGGCTGCCGCACGGGCTGCGCGCCGCCGTCCCGCCGTCGGTCCGCCGCGGCCTGCGCAAGGCCGTCGGCAAGACCCGCCCGTGA
- a CDS encoding Rossmann-like and DUF2520 domain-containing protein: protein MTHQPLGVGVVGAGRVGAVLAAALGAAGHPVVAAAGESDASRARIAALLPGVPVQKPTSVARACDVLLLTVPDDMLGNVVSVLAASGALREGQYVVHTSGRHGLAVLEPAREVGARVVAMHPAMTFTGTALDLERLTGCVFGLTAGTDERAVAEALVADLGGRPMWVPEQMRTLYHAGLAHGANHLVTLVTEAMEMLAAAGADDPSATLRPLLTAALDNALAHGDAALTGPIVRGDVGTVEAHLRDLVANAPQTLPSYVAMARATLDRAVTDGRLLPIRAVKIHDLLEDASATVAAAQRAAWTARTTGTAGR from the coding sequence ATGACGCACCAACCCCTCGGGGTGGGCGTCGTCGGCGCTGGTCGCGTCGGCGCCGTCCTCGCCGCTGCCCTCGGCGCTGCCGGCCACCCCGTGGTCGCCGCCGCCGGCGAGTCGGACGCCTCCCGCGCGCGCATCGCCGCGCTGCTGCCCGGCGTCCCGGTCCAGAAGCCGACCTCCGTGGCGCGCGCGTGCGACGTGCTGCTGCTGACCGTGCCCGACGACATGCTCGGCAACGTCGTGTCCGTGCTGGCGGCCAGCGGGGCGCTGCGCGAGGGCCAGTACGTCGTGCACACCTCCGGCCGGCACGGGCTGGCCGTGCTGGAGCCGGCCCGCGAGGTCGGTGCGCGGGTGGTCGCGATGCACCCGGCGATGACCTTCACCGGCACCGCGCTCGACCTCGAGCGGCTGACCGGGTGCGTGTTCGGGCTGACCGCCGGCACCGACGAGCGCGCGGTCGCCGAGGCCCTCGTCGCCGACCTGGGTGGCCGCCCGATGTGGGTGCCCGAGCAGATGCGGACGCTGTACCACGCCGGTCTCGCCCACGGCGCGAACCACCTGGTGACGCTGGTGACCGAGGCGATGGAGATGCTGGCCGCGGCCGGTGCCGACGACCCCTCCGCGACGCTGCGCCCGCTGCTGACCGCCGCCCTGGACAACGCCCTCGCCCACGGCGACGCCGCGCTGACCGGCCCGATCGTCCGCGGCGACGTCGGCACCGTCGAGGCCCACCTCCGGGACCTCGTGGCCAACGCGCCGCAGACGCTGCCGTCGTACGTCGCCATGGCCCGCGCCACGCTGGACCGGGCCGTCACCGACGGGCGGCTCCTGCCGATCCGCGCGGTCAAGATCCACGACCTGCTGGAGGACGCGAGCGCGACCGTGGCCGCGGCCCAGCGCGCCGCGTGGACCGCCCGGACGACGGGCACCGCCGGCCGATGA
- the panC gene encoding pantoate--beta-alanine ligase, producing the protein MTTTPVLAPTREELSALLAEARRAGRPVGLVPTMGALHEGHASLVREARARVGDGPVVVSIFVNPLQFGAGEDLDRYPRTLDADLEVCAREGVDVVFAPSVEEVYPGGDPMVTVEPGPLADVLEGRSRPGHFRGVLTVVAKLLGLVRPDVAVFGQKDYQQLALVRRMAADLCLGVDVVGAETVREPDGLALSSRNRYLDEEQRTEALALSRALRAAQEAATYGLGPALDAARAELRAARTLDLDYLEVTTPGLEALPDPVPAGTEARVLVAARLGTTRLIDNMPLVVGHPDGAHDQQGER; encoded by the coding sequence ATGACCACCACGCCCGTCCTCGCGCCGACGCGCGAGGAGCTCTCAGCCCTGCTCGCGGAGGCCCGGCGGGCCGGCCGCCCGGTCGGCCTGGTGCCGACGATGGGCGCCCTGCACGAGGGGCACGCCAGCCTCGTGCGCGAGGCCCGTGCCCGGGTCGGCGACGGTCCGGTCGTCGTCTCGATCTTCGTCAACCCGCTGCAGTTCGGTGCGGGGGAGGACCTCGACCGCTACCCCCGCACCCTCGACGCCGACCTGGAGGTGTGCGCCCGCGAGGGCGTGGACGTGGTCTTCGCGCCGAGCGTCGAGGAGGTCTACCCCGGCGGTGACCCGATGGTGACCGTCGAGCCGGGACCGCTGGCCGACGTGCTGGAGGGCCGGAGCCGACCCGGCCACTTCCGCGGGGTGCTCACGGTCGTCGCCAAGCTCCTCGGCCTGGTGCGTCCCGACGTCGCGGTCTTCGGCCAGAAGGACTACCAGCAGCTCGCGCTCGTGCGCCGGATGGCGGCGGACCTCTGCCTCGGGGTCGACGTCGTGGGCGCCGAGACGGTCCGCGAGCCCGACGGGCTGGCGCTGTCCAGCCGCAACCGCTACCTCGACGAGGAGCAGCGCACCGAGGCGCTCGCGCTGAGCCGCGCGCTGCGCGCCGCGCAGGAGGCGGCGACGTACGGCCTCGGCCCGGCGCTCGACGCGGCGCGGGCCGAGCTGCGCGCCGCCAGGACCCTCGACCTGGACTACCTCGAGGTCACCACCCCCGGGCTCGAGGCCCTGCCCGACCCCGTCCCGGCCGGCACCGAGGCACGCGTCCTCGTCGCCGCCCGGCTCGGGACCACCCGCCTCATCGACAACATGCCGCTCGTCGTCGGTCACCCCGACGGCGCGCACGACCAGCAGGGAGAGCGCTGA
- the panD gene encoding aspartate 1-decarboxylase, which translates to MLRTMMKSKIHRATVTQADLHYVGSVTVDEDLLEAADLLPGELVHIVDITNGARLETYTIAGERGSGVIGINGAAARLVHPGDLVILIGYGQMETAEAKEHQPHVVFVDADNKIMATGFDPAETFGGAGLVRGDTSAAR; encoded by the coding sequence ATGCTCCGCACGATGATGAAGAGCAAGATCCACCGGGCCACCGTGACCCAGGCCGACCTGCACTACGTGGGGTCGGTGACTGTCGACGAGGACCTGCTCGAGGCCGCCGACCTGCTGCCCGGCGAGCTGGTGCACATCGTCGACATCACCAACGGCGCGCGCCTGGAGACCTACACGATCGCCGGCGAGCGCGGCTCGGGCGTGATCGGCATCAACGGCGCCGCGGCCCGCCTGGTGCACCCCGGCGACCTGGTCATCCTCATCGGCTACGGCCAGATGGAGACCGCCGAGGCCAAGGAGCACCAGCCGCACGTGGTCTTCGTCGACGCCGACAACAAGATCATGGCGACCGGCTTCGACCCCGCCGAGACCTTCGGCGGCGCCGGTCTGGTCCGCGGCGACACCTCCGCGGCTCGGTAG
- a CDS encoding L-aspartate oxidase: MPGPLTTAPAPAPAAPVRRLPGRLSAPDPGWSTRADVVVIGSGIAGLTAALRLREHVEKVLVVTKDVLAAGSTQWAQGGIAAALGEGDTPEQHEVDTLVAGAGACDLDAVRVLVGEGPEAVHELIALGARFDVDATGLLALTREGGHHRDRIAHAGGDATGAEIQRALIAAVAAAPDIEVVQHALAVDLLLAEDGGVAGVTLHVMGEGERDGIGAVHCRAVVLASGGLGQVFSQTTNPAVSTGDGTALALRAGATLRDLEFVQFHPTVMYLGPDSRGQQPLISEAVRGEGAFLVDHAGDRIMQGVHELADLAPRDVVAKAITRRMHETGRPHVWLDARHLGAAFWERRFPTILATARRHGVDPVTEPIPVAPACHYASGGVRTDLWGRTDVPGLYATGEVACSGVHGANRLASNSLLEGLVFSRRIATALPGELRPWAEPVPDERPAGLVAGSVRPRLQEVMTERVGVLRSAAGLADAAEVLGGLAGTGAGLVDLDAWETTNLLTIAAALTDAATLREETRGSHWREDHPERDDARWAGHLDVAMTDGATTIEHHPAPATDGGAGR; encoded by the coding sequence ATGCCCGGCCCCCTGACCACTGCGCCGGCCCCCGCGCCGGCCGCACCGGTACGCCGCCTCCCGGGACGCCTCAGCGCACCGGACCCGGGGTGGTCCACCCGCGCGGACGTCGTGGTGATCGGGTCGGGGATCGCCGGGCTGACCGCGGCGCTGCGGCTGCGCGAGCACGTCGAGAAGGTCCTCGTCGTCACCAAGGACGTGCTGGCCGCCGGCTCCACGCAGTGGGCGCAGGGCGGGATCGCCGCGGCGCTGGGGGAGGGCGACACCCCCGAGCAGCACGAGGTCGACACCCTGGTCGCGGGCGCGGGTGCCTGCGACCTCGACGCGGTCCGGGTGCTGGTCGGCGAGGGCCCCGAGGCGGTCCACGAGCTGATCGCGCTCGGGGCACGGTTCGACGTCGACGCCACCGGGCTGCTCGCGCTGACCCGGGAGGGCGGGCACCACCGCGACCGGATCGCGCACGCCGGCGGCGACGCCACGGGCGCGGAGATCCAGCGGGCCCTCATCGCGGCCGTGGCGGCGGCCCCCGACATCGAGGTCGTCCAGCACGCGCTCGCGGTCGACCTGCTGCTCGCCGAGGACGGCGGTGTCGCCGGCGTGACGCTGCACGTGATGGGGGAGGGCGAGCGCGACGGCATCGGCGCCGTGCACTGCCGCGCCGTGGTCCTTGCCAGCGGTGGCCTCGGCCAGGTCTTCTCCCAGACCACCAACCCCGCGGTCTCCACCGGCGACGGCACCGCGCTCGCGCTGCGCGCGGGGGCGACCCTGCGCGACCTGGAGTTCGTCCAGTTCCACCCGACGGTCATGTACCTCGGGCCCGACTCCCGCGGCCAGCAGCCGCTGATCTCCGAGGCGGTCCGCGGGGAGGGCGCCTTCCTGGTCGACCACGCCGGGGACCGGATCATGCAGGGGGTCCACGAGCTCGCCGACCTCGCCCCGCGCGACGTCGTCGCCAAGGCGATCACCCGGCGGATGCACGAGACCGGCCGGCCGCACGTGTGGCTCGACGCCCGGCACCTCGGCGCGGCGTTCTGGGAGCGGCGCTTCCCGACCATCCTCGCGACCGCCCGGCGGCACGGCGTCGACCCGGTGACCGAGCCGATCCCGGTGGCGCCGGCGTGCCACTACGCCTCCGGCGGTGTGCGCACCGACCTGTGGGGCCGCACCGACGTGCCGGGGCTCTACGCCACGGGCGAGGTCGCGTGCTCCGGCGTGCACGGCGCCAACCGGCTGGCCTCCAACTCGCTGCTCGAGGGCCTGGTGTTCTCCCGCCGCATCGCCACCGCGCTCCCGGGCGAGCTGCGCCCGTGGGCGGAGCCGGTCCCGGACGAGCGGCCGGCCGGGCTCGTCGCGGGCTCGGTCCGCCCGCGGCTGCAGGAGGTGATGACCGAGCGGGTCGGCGTGCTGCGCAGCGCGGCCGGGCTCGCCGACGCTGCCGAGGTGCTCGGCGGCCTGGCGGGCACAGGTGCCGGGCTCGTCGACCTCGACGCGTGGGAGACCACCAACCTGCTCACGATCGCGGCCGCCCTCACCGACGCGGCGACCCTGCGGGAGGAGACCCGCGGCTCGCACTGGCGCGAGGACCACCCCGAGCGCGACGACGCCCGCTGGGCCGGCCACCTCGACGTGGCCATGACCGACGGGGCCACCACGATCGAGCACCACCCAGCGCCCGCCACCGACGGAGGAGCCGGCCGATGA
- the nadC gene encoding carboxylating nicotinate-nucleotide diphosphorylase yields MITPTPYDALPAGLLAELEAGGLDPRAVHDHVLQALAEDVPTEDVTSVATIAADARAAGDFGAREAGTVAGLGIAALVFHLVLGDDVEVSDRLPDGTRVRPGDVVMRVAGPARGLLTAERTALNYASHLSGVATATAAWVDALEGTRAEVLDTRKTLPTYRALQKYAVRCGGGRNHRTSLSDRAMVKDNHVVAAGGVVPAYRAVRAAYPDLRVEVEVTDLDQLRELLDAGCEEILLDNMPTEVMAEAVRITAGRARLEASGGLTFDRAREVAETGVDLISVGALTHSVDVFDLGLDLREEED; encoded by the coding sequence ATGATCACCCCCACGCCGTACGACGCGCTGCCGGCGGGCCTGCTCGCCGAGCTCGAGGCCGGCGGGCTGGACCCGCGCGCGGTCCACGACCACGTGCTGCAGGCGCTGGCCGAGGACGTCCCGACCGAGGACGTCACCAGCGTGGCGACGATCGCCGCGGACGCCCGCGCGGCCGGCGACTTCGGGGCGCGCGAGGCCGGCACGGTCGCCGGCCTCGGCATCGCCGCCCTCGTCTTCCACCTCGTCCTCGGCGACGACGTCGAGGTCAGCGACCGGCTCCCCGACGGCACCCGCGTGCGGCCGGGGGACGTCGTCATGCGGGTCGCCGGGCCGGCCCGCGGCCTGCTGACCGCCGAGCGGACCGCGCTCAACTACGCCAGCCACCTCTCCGGTGTCGCCACCGCCACCGCGGCATGGGTCGACGCGCTGGAGGGCACGCGCGCCGAGGTGCTCGACACCCGCAAGACGCTGCCGACCTACCGCGCGCTGCAGAAGTACGCCGTGCGCTGCGGCGGCGGCCGCAACCACCGCACCAGCCTCTCGGACCGCGCGATGGTCAAGGACAACCACGTGGTGGCGGCCGGTGGGGTGGTGCCCGCCTACCGCGCCGTCCGCGCGGCGTACCCCGACCTGCGCGTCGAGGTCGAGGTGACCGACCTCGACCAGCTGCGCGAGCTCCTCGACGCCGGCTGCGAGGAGATCCTGCTCGACAACATGCCGACCGAGGTCATGGCCGAGGCGGTGCGGATCACGGCCGGCCGGGCCCGGCTGGAGGCCTCGGGCGGGCTGACGTTCGACCGGGCGCGGGAGGTCGCGGAGACCGGCGTCGACCTGATCTCGGTCGGTGCCCTGACCCACTCGGTCGACGTGTTCGACCTGGGCCTGGACCTGCGCGAGGAGGAGGACTAG
- a CDS encoding type III pantothenate kinase produces the protein MPLLAADIGNSHTVLGLVQDGEVSAHWRVGTDERRTSDEWSVLIRGLLGPDAATVDGVSVCSTVPAVLHEWRDMLARHFADLPCLVVEPGVRTGVPVLMDNPREVGSDRIINALAAATLHGGPAIVVDFGGTATTFDVVSERGQYVGGAIAPGIEISLEALGRRGAQLRKVELARPRTVIAKNTVEALQSGMVFGVAAQVEGIVARMTAELGAEAADVRVIATGHLAPLVLDECSAFTTHSPWLTLQGLELVFRRNS, from the coding sequence GTGCCGCTGCTCGCCGCCGACATCGGCAACAGCCACACCGTGCTGGGCCTGGTCCAGGACGGCGAGGTCTCCGCGCACTGGCGGGTCGGCACCGACGAGCGCCGCACCTCCGACGAGTGGTCGGTGCTGATCCGGGGGCTGCTCGGCCCCGACGCCGCGACCGTCGACGGCGTGAGCGTGTGCTCGACGGTCCCGGCCGTCCTGCACGAGTGGCGCGACATGCTGGCGCGGCACTTCGCCGACCTGCCGTGCCTCGTCGTCGAGCCCGGCGTGCGCACGGGCGTGCCGGTCCTGATGGACAACCCGCGCGAGGTCGGCTCCGACCGGATCATCAACGCGCTGGCCGCCGCCACCCTCCACGGCGGGCCGGCGATCGTCGTGGACTTCGGCGGCACCGCGACGACCTTCGACGTGGTCAGCGAGCGCGGGCAGTACGTCGGCGGGGCGATCGCGCCCGGCATCGAGATCTCCCTGGAGGCGCTGGGGCGTCGCGGCGCCCAGCTGCGGAAGGTCGAGCTGGCCCGGCCCCGCACCGTCATCGCCAAGAACACCGTCGAGGCGCTCCAGTCCGGGATGGTCTTCGGCGTGGCGGCCCAGGTGGAGGGCATCGTGGCCCGGATGACCGCCGAGCTCGGTGCGGAAGCCGCCGACGTCCGCGTGATAGCGACCGGGCACCTCGCACCCCTCGTCCTCGATGAGTGCTCGGCATTCACGACGCATTCGCCGTGGTTGACGCTGCAGGGACTGGAACTGGTATTCCGCCGCAATAGTTGA
- a CDS encoding Lsr2 family protein, producing MAQKIHIVLEDDLDGSEATETVSFGLDGTSYEIDLNDENASALRETLATYVGHARKVSGARRGGAGRKSGGGAGGGSNGSGGPSAKEIREWARENGYEVPDRGRVSAEVREAYDAAH from the coding sequence ATGGCCCAGAAGATCCACATCGTGCTGGAGGACGACCTCGACGGCAGCGAGGCGACCGAGACGGTCTCCTTCGGCCTGGACGGGACCTCCTACGAGATCGACCTGAACGACGAGAACGCCTCGGCGCTGCGCGAGACGCTCGCGACGTACGTCGGCCACGCCCGCAAGGTCAGCGGCGCCCGCCGCGGCGGCGCCGGCCGCAAGTCCGGCGGCGGCGCCGGCGGCGGCTCGAACGGCTCCGGCGGCCCGAGCGCCAAGGAGATCCGTGAGTGGGCGCGGGAGAACGGGTACGAGGTCCCCGACCGAGGTCGCGTGTCGGCCGAGGTCCGTGAGGCGTACGACGCCGCGCACTGA